One genomic window of Geoanaerobacter pelophilus includes the following:
- the hfq gene encoding RNA chaperone Hfq codes for MAKAPFNIQDQYLNQSRKERVKIVLKLMTGESMEGYIKSFDNFSVLMEIQGDILIYKHAIATITSSDGTFRLHQ; via the coding sequence ATGGCTAAGGCACCATTCAATATCCAGGATCAATATCTTAACCAGTCACGCAAGGAACGGGTTAAGATTGTTTTAAAGCTTATGACCGGAGAGTCTATGGAAGGGTACATTAAATCGTTTGACAACTTTTCCGTGCTCATGGAGATCCAAGGGGACATCCTTATTTATAAACACGCAATTGCAACCATAACCTCTTCTGATGGAACTTTCAGACTCCATCAATAG
- the miaA gene encoding tRNA (adenosine(37)-N6)-dimethylallyltransferase MiaA, with the protein MTSQPGDKIKILVIQGPTASGKTGLAIRLAEAIGGEIVNADSMQVYKGMDIGTAKPSKDLQNKVPHHLIDIVSPEQNFSVGDFRKEAVKAIADIHARGAKPIIVGGTGLYIRALLKGLAEVPPADDEYRMELQELLERKGGEFLLSQLALVDLVSATALHPNDHVRIIRALEVFRLTGKPISEFRGCHGFMTEDYSYLKIGIRVERAELYARINHRVEEMINDGFIDEVRGLLALGYGRELKSMRSIGYREICSYLSGETDLDKAVSLIKRNTRHYGKRQETWLRGDPEISWVEYPKSFDTIQNHVIAFFD; encoded by the coding sequence ATGACGTCTCAACCGGGAGATAAAATCAAGATTCTGGTAATTCAAGGGCCAACGGCATCGGGAAAGACGGGGCTTGCAATAAGGCTTGCCGAGGCAATCGGTGGTGAAATCGTCAACGCCGATTCCATGCAGGTATATAAAGGCATGGATATCGGAACCGCCAAACCTTCCAAGGATCTGCAAAACAAAGTGCCTCACCATCTGATCGACATTGTATCTCCGGAGCAGAATTTTTCGGTAGGCGATTTTCGCAAAGAGGCAGTGAAGGCTATTGCCGATATTCATGCTCGTGGGGCAAAGCCAATAATTGTTGGCGGCACCGGTCTCTATATAAGGGCCTTATTGAAAGGGCTTGCGGAAGTGCCGCCTGCAGATGACGAATATAGAATGGAGTTGCAGGAGCTCCTTGAGCGCAAAGGTGGAGAATTTCTTTTATCTCAACTTGCACTTGTTGACTTGGTCTCAGCAACTGCATTGCATCCGAACGACCATGTAAGAATCATAAGGGCCTTGGAGGTTTTCAGACTGACCGGGAAGCCGATATCCGAATTCAGAGGGTGTCATGGATTCATGACCGAGGATTACAGTTACCTGAAAATTGGGATTCGGGTCGAGCGTGCCGAGTTATACGCCAGGATCAATCATCGTGTTGAAGAGATGATTAATGACGGCTTTATCGATGAGGTCAGGGGGCTTTTGGCATTGGGATATGGCAGGGAATTGAAGTCCATGAGATCAATCGGCTATCGCGAAATATGTAGCTACCTGTCAGGAGAAACAGATTTAGATAAGGCTGTGTCTCTTATCAAACGCAACACCAGACATTATGGCAAACGCCAGGAAACCTGGCTGAGGGGAGACCCTGAAATTTCGTGGGTTGAATATCCGAAATCTTTTGATACTATACAAAACCATGTAATTGCATTTTTTGATTAA
- the mutL gene encoding DNA mismatch repair endonuclease MutL has protein sequence MSSRIRILPENLANRIAAGEVVERPAAVVKELVENSIDAGATDILVEIENGGKRLIRVVDNGSGMSREDALLSLERHATSKLTSDADLAAIATLGFRGEALPSIASVSRMVLASRESSSLEGAEIYSEGGRIVTVKAHGMAVGTSIEVRGLFFNTPARLKFMRSSVTESGHVGELLVRLALSRPDIRFSYICDAKTQFIALPGDLQSRIATFINKDALTDLWPVEYAETGISITGLVGGPSLTRSNSSGLYTYINGRFIRDKVVQHAVIQAYRGVIDKGRFPVLVVFIEIPFSDVDINVHPTKHEVRFREQGKVHDYIFAAIGGVLSRSPWITRTSSSPAKTLYVDNQPAQDRLSGVKDALARYNPAQEKQLSAFTPVSRIPDSSSLLRKDQLPEADVGNNAVGYYSSLAVIGQYKSMYILCQDGADLVLIDQHAAHERIAYQRLRSEHARGGIESQMLLFPETIELSYGEAATLTEHAVRIEGLGFEVEHFGGTTHAIKAVPRLIAATGYLAALREILSELEQLSRSVKAEQMLDSLLARVACHSVVRGNHALTMPEIKALLRQMDETDFAGTCPHGRPVLVKITLPEIEKMFKRSKSAAGE, from the coding sequence ATGTCTAGTCGTATCAGGATATTGCCGGAAAACCTTGCAAACAGGATTGCCGCTGGAGAGGTGGTAGAGCGTCCGGCCGCTGTGGTTAAGGAGTTAGTTGAAAACTCTATTGATGCCGGGGCTACTGATATTCTGGTTGAGATAGAGAATGGGGGTAAAAGGCTAATCCGGGTTGTTGATAATGGCTCCGGGATGTCTCGTGAAGACGCGCTGCTTTCGCTAGAGCGTCATGCCACCAGCAAGCTTACCTCGGACGCTGATTTGGCAGCCATTGCAACCCTCGGTTTCAGAGGGGAAGCGCTTCCTTCGATAGCGTCAGTCTCAAGAATGGTACTTGCCTCGCGTGAGAGCAGTAGCCTGGAAGGTGCAGAGATATATTCCGAAGGCGGGCGAATCGTCACTGTCAAGGCTCACGGTATGGCAGTAGGTACCTCGATAGAGGTAAGGGGACTCTTTTTTAATACTCCGGCTCGACTGAAATTCATGCGCAGTTCTGTGACTGAATCAGGCCATGTTGGCGAGTTGCTTGTCAGGCTGGCTCTATCCCGTCCGGATATCAGGTTTTCCTATATCTGCGATGCCAAGACGCAGTTTATTGCGCTGCCTGGCGATCTGCAATCAAGGATAGCCACGTTTATCAACAAGGATGCCTTAACTGATCTTTGGCCGGTTGAGTATGCTGAAACTGGCATCTCTATAACAGGGTTGGTTGGCGGGCCTTCGCTCACCCGCTCCAACTCTTCCGGGTTGTATACCTATATAAATGGTCGCTTCATAAGGGACAAAGTTGTTCAGCATGCTGTGATTCAGGCATATCGTGGGGTAATAGATAAAGGGCGGTTTCCGGTTCTGGTCGTGTTCATTGAGATTCCGTTTTCCGATGTTGACATAAATGTTCATCCCACCAAACATGAAGTGCGTTTCCGCGAACAAGGCAAAGTGCATGATTATATCTTTGCCGCGATTGGTGGTGTGCTGAGCCGATCACCTTGGATAACGCGGACTTCTTCGTCTCCGGCGAAGACCCTGTATGTGGATAACCAGCCGGCTCAAGATCGCTTGTCCGGGGTCAAGGATGCTCTTGCTCGCTATAATCCAGCTCAGGAAAAACAGCTTTCCGCATTCACCCCGGTATCCAGAATTCCCGACAGCAGTAGTTTACTCCGCAAAGATCAACTGCCGGAAGCAGACGTTGGTAACAATGCTGTTGGCTACTACTCATCACTTGCAGTGATTGGGCAGTACAAATCAATGTATATCCTTTGTCAGGATGGAGCTGATCTTGTTTTGATCGACCAGCATGCCGCACATGAAAGAATCGCCTACCAGCGTCTGAGGAGCGAGCATGCCAGAGGCGGGATCGAGAGCCAGATGCTTCTTTTCCCTGAAACGATTGAGTTGTCGTATGGGGAAGCAGCAACGTTGACTGAACATGCAGTCAGGATTGAAGGCCTTGGTTTCGAGGTAGAGCATTTTGGTGGGACCACCCATGCTATTAAGGCGGTTCCTAGGCTGATCGCGGCTACAGGCTATCTGGCTGCATTGAGAGAAATCCTGTCCGAACTGGAACAGCTTTCGCGCAGTGTCAAGGCAGAGCAGATGCTTGACAGCTTATTAGCAAGAGTTGCCTGTCATAGTGTTGTCAGGGGGAACCATGCTCTTACTATGCCGGAGATCAAGGCTCTGCTAAGACAGATGGATGAAACCGATTTTGCCGGCACTTGTCCTCACGGAAGGCCGGTTCTCGTGAAAATAACGCTTCCTGAAATCGAAAAGATGTTCAAGCGCTCAAAGAGTGCGGCCGGTGAGTGA
- a CDS encoding response regulator has product MKILVADDNASVRRILGAMLTAWGYTVVIAADGREAWNILQQKDSPHFAILDWMMPEMDGIDICKNLRSLSTSFPPYVILLTCRGQKEDVVAGLAAGADDYVTKPFEAEELRARVEVGKRYLELQNSLKERMSELQQQGNELRKSNRALMLLNKSNHLLATARSEDELLQNICNEMVDSAGYRLAWIGLTSESPNLRLLPIAQSGFENGALEAMRLAWSDADPSRSPAGKAILSGRPAIIRNILNNKNYSHRLVEAASRGFASLVSIPFTIAQAQQGTLNIYAKEPDAFDGEEIKLLIKLAENLAYGINSTRTARERRQFEEELQRERDQAQLYLDVAGVLMVALDTNGNITLINKKGCSILDDSQQNLLGKNWFSDFMPADSKLELEASYLSLMEQGIGFQEYFERTIVTQSGSQRVLAVHASLLRDKDAKITGALLSGEDITERKYAEKALRTSEENYRSLFDRVVSSTSAIAAYRSGSEDS; this is encoded by the coding sequence GTGAAGATTCTTGTTGCTGATGATAACGCTTCTGTCAGACGGATACTCGGGGCAATGCTTACAGCCTGGGGATATACTGTTGTCATTGCCGCGGATGGTCGCGAAGCGTGGAACATACTGCAACAGAAAGATTCTCCTCATTTTGCCATCCTTGACTGGATGATGCCGGAAATGGACGGCATTGACATCTGTAAGAACCTGCGATCTCTCTCGACTTCATTCCCTCCGTACGTGATTCTGCTCACCTGCCGTGGACAGAAAGAAGATGTAGTCGCCGGCTTGGCCGCAGGTGCAGACGACTATGTAACAAAGCCTTTTGAAGCTGAAGAACTAAGGGCGCGTGTTGAGGTTGGTAAACGGTACCTGGAACTGCAAAATAGCCTCAAAGAACGCATGAGTGAACTGCAGCAACAAGGGAATGAATTGAGGAAGTCAAACCGGGCGCTCATGCTTCTCAATAAAAGCAATCACTTGCTTGCTACTGCCAGGTCAGAAGATGAATTATTACAGAACATCTGCAACGAAATGGTCGATAGTGCAGGCTATCGACTGGCTTGGATAGGGCTTACATCTGAAAGCCCCAATTTGCGGCTTTTGCCAATAGCCCAATCAGGATTCGAAAATGGCGCTCTGGAGGCTATGCGCCTGGCATGGAGCGATGCAGACCCGTCAAGGAGTCCTGCAGGGAAAGCAATTCTGTCCGGCCGGCCGGCAATCATACGGAATATCTTGAACAACAAGAATTACTCTCACCGTCTGGTTGAAGCAGCGTCACGAGGATTTGCCTCTCTAGTTTCAATACCATTCACTATTGCACAGGCTCAGCAAGGCACACTCAACATCTACGCAAAGGAACCGGACGCATTTGATGGTGAAGAAATCAAACTCCTCATAAAACTTGCCGAAAACCTTGCATACGGAATCAATTCGACCCGAACTGCTAGGGAACGACGCCAGTTTGAAGAGGAGTTGCAGAGAGAGCGGGATCAGGCTCAGCTTTACCTTGATGTCGCCGGAGTGCTCATGGTAGCCCTTGACACAAACGGTAACATTACGCTTATCAACAAGAAAGGTTGCTCGATTCTCGATGACTCTCAACAGAACCTTCTTGGGAAAAACTGGTTTTCGGATTTTATGCCTGCAGACTCAAAACTTGAACTTGAAGCCTCTTATTTAAGTCTCATGGAACAAGGAATTGGTTTTCAGGAATACTTTGAGAGAACGATTGTAACGCAAAGCGGCAGCCAAAGGGTCCTTGCAGTCCACGCATCGCTTCTGCGCGACAAAGACGCAAAGATTACAGGCGCACTCTTATCAGGTGAAGATATTACAGAAAGGAAGTATGCGGAAAAAGCTTTACGTACAAGTGAGGAAAACTACCGGTCGCTTTTTGATCGAGTGGTGAGCAGTACCAGTGCGATTGCTGCGTACCGTTCAGGGTCGGAAGATTCATGA
- a CDS encoding GSU3473 family protein: MLIMVRYMDGSYDMVVDHRLEGLIKAGRVLEFRRGNGWARVGRDQLRENSNKDFRGDERRMGEATNQFMM, translated from the coding sequence ATGCTGATCATGGTTAGGTATATGGATGGTTCGTACGATATGGTGGTTGATCATCGTTTGGAAGGGCTGATAAAGGCGGGGCGTGTGCTTGAATTCCGCCGTGGAAACGGCTGGGCCCGGGTGGGCAGGGATCAACTGAGAGAGAACTCAAATAAAGATTTTAGAGGTGACGAGCGTAGGATGGGCGAGGCAACGAACCAGTTCATGATGTAG
- a CDS encoding Ig-like domain-containing protein yields the protein MKKRSEKLGTKGNLLFGLIAMLTLLSWATSCFAADFMVKWAPNSESDLAGYKVYYKAGDTFDSYGAVLAAEVTTISATPTARINGLDASKSYSFAVTAYNQSGLESGFSNPVTIKESVSPTVSITSPSTSNVSGSVLINAEASDENSGMSKVEFYINNSLVFTDNEAPYQFDWDTLAISTGAYTITAKAYDLAGNKAEASASVNVVNDIAAPTVSITSPSNNSTISGSVKVESSASDDVAVSKVEFYANGEISAVVNFPPYSYNWNTANSTNGSVTLIAKAYDAKGNVGQSTVYVTVNNIATQPAPAPESTPAPDTAAPVVTVFTMPSTSTALNVAINSLTATDAIGVTGYLVSESSVAPAASASGWSSSAPTMYSFTSQGSKTLYAWAKDAAGNVSSNLSRTVTVTLPDTTAPVVGINQVTSPTTATSQTLSGSATDNVGVASVTVQIGSATPYAASLNGNSWSFSLANLPIGANEITVRATDASGNSASAKTSIVVETQPATLNIADATLAMQVSVGKIKPSTSQKSRLDVAPVINGKSSPNGKVDTGDAIVILSQVVGKIVL from the coding sequence ATGAAAAAGAGATCGGAAAAGTTAGGGACGAAAGGAAACCTGCTCTTCGGTTTAATTGCCATGCTAACCCTTCTCAGTTGGGCAACATCTTGTTTTGCGGCAGATTTTATGGTTAAGTGGGCTCCAAACAGTGAGTCTGACTTGGCCGGTTACAAGGTTTATTACAAAGCTGGCGATACATTTGATTCTTACGGGGCAGTGTTGGCCGCAGAAGTCACTACAATATCCGCCACGCCTACAGCTAGAATCAATGGGCTTGATGCAAGCAAGAGTTATTCATTTGCGGTAACGGCCTATAATCAAAGTGGTTTGGAAAGCGGATTTTCAAATCCAGTTACAATAAAAGAATCAGTGTCTCCTACGGTATCAATCACCTCTCCCTCAACCTCAAATGTAAGCGGTTCAGTATTAATTAATGCTGAAGCTTCTGATGAAAATTCTGGTATGTCCAAAGTTGAATTCTATATAAATAATTCGCTTGTTTTTACCGATAATGAAGCTCCATACCAATTCGACTGGGATACTCTGGCAATAAGCACTGGTGCCTATACTATCACTGCAAAGGCTTATGACTTAGCAGGCAACAAGGCAGAAGCTAGTGCTTCTGTTAATGTTGTTAATGATATCGCAGCTCCGACTGTTTCAATTACTTCTCCATCAAATAACAGTACCATTAGTGGCAGCGTAAAGGTTGAATCCTCAGCCTCTGATGATGTGGCCGTGAGCAAGGTAGAATTTTACGCAAACGGTGAAATCAGCGCAGTAGTAAATTTCCCCCCATACAGCTACAACTGGAATACTGCCAACTCTACTAATGGTTCAGTTACTCTGATAGCAAAAGCCTATGATGCTAAAGGTAATGTCGGCCAATCCACAGTTTATGTAACGGTAAACAATATAGCCACCCAACCTGCACCTGCACCAGAGTCAACTCCTGCTCCAGATACCGCTGCTCCTGTAGTAACAGTATTCACAATGCCATCAACTTCAACTGCGCTGAATGTTGCGATAAACAGCTTAACTGCTACTGATGCAATAGGCGTAACCGGTTACCTGGTAAGTGAAAGTTCAGTGGCTCCTGCAGCTTCTGCAAGCGGCTGGTCATCATCAGCACCGACTATGTACAGCTTTACTTCGCAAGGTTCAAAGACCCTTTACGCTTGGGCAAAGGATGCGGCGGGTAATGTGTCGAGCAACCTGAGCAGAACAGTTACGGTTACCTTGCCTGACACCACTGCACCGGTTGTTGGCATTAATCAGGTTACCTCGCCTACAACGGCAACCTCTCAGACGCTGAGTGGTTCAGCAACCGATAATGTCGGCGTCGCAAGCGTTACGGTACAGATTGGTTCTGCTACGCCTTATGCAGCCTCACTAAATGGCAATAGCTGGAGTTTCAGTCTGGCGAATCTGCCGATTGGTGCAAATGAAATTACGGTGCGCGCTACAGATGCGTCAGGCAACAGCGCATCAGCAAAAACTTCAATAGTAGTTGAAACTCAGCCAGCCACTCTAAATATTGCTGATGCAACTTTGGCAATGCAGGTTTCTGTTGGCAAGATCAAGCCCTCAACATCACAAAAGAGCCGTTTGGATGTAGCGCCGGTCATAAATGGTAAGTCGAGCCCTAACGGCAAGGTTGATACCGGTGATGCGATAGTTATACTTTCTCAGGTCGTTGGAAAGATTGTCTTGTGA
- a CDS encoding fibronectin type III domain-containing protein: MSACFRIVIVSVLVVSFFVNFTSSSVAGDFIVRWSPNSENDLAGYRVYYWNNASDVLKLDRVASSIDVSDVTSTILRGLSPYSPYFIAVTAYNQSGLESSFSDIVTIYPEKSCLPGDISGDGYVDISDVMLALRIAVGKVNATSEQLACGDVAPVKNGVVAPNGKIDTGDAIVMLSKVVGKIAF; encoded by the coding sequence ATGAGCGCTTGTTTTCGTATCGTAATCGTTAGTGTTCTTGTAGTAAGTTTTTTTGTGAATTTCACTTCTTCATCGGTTGCTGGCGATTTTATTGTTAGATGGAGTCCTAACAGCGAAAATGACCTTGCTGGATACCGGGTTTATTACTGGAATAATGCCAGTGATGTTTTGAAGCTGGATCGGGTCGCCTCTTCTATCGATGTCTCTGATGTCACTTCCACAATCCTCCGCGGGCTCTCTCCATATTCACCTTATTTTATTGCGGTGACAGCCTATAACCAATCAGGCCTTGAAAGTTCATTTTCAGATATTGTGACAATTTATCCTGAGAAGTCTTGTTTGCCAGGAGATATTTCCGGCGATGGCTACGTTGATATCTCTGATGTAATGCTAGCTTTGAGAATTGCCGTTGGCAAGGTGAATGCTACTTCCGAACAGCTTGCATGCGGAGATGTTGCTCCTGTTAAAAATGGCGTGGTAGCCCCGAACGGCAAGATCGACACTGGAGATGCCATTGTTATGTTATCGAAAGTGGTAGGTAAGATAGCTTTTTAA
- a CDS encoding nucleotide sugar dehydrogenase, translating to MNDRVVSVIGLGYVGLPVAVAFGMRRKTVGFDINAARIKELKDGFDRTGEVESADLKSTDILFTDKIDELKTADFHIVAVPTPVDEANQPDLTPMLKASETVGKALKMGDIVVYESTVYPGVTEDECIPVLERISGLKCGTDFTVGYSPERINPGDKEHTFTKIKKVVSGQDADTLEIVAQVYESVVTAGVHRASSIKAAEAAKVIENTQRDLNIALMNELAIIFDHMGIDTNDVLAAAGTKWNFLPFRPGLVGGHCIGVDPYYLTHKAEKIGYIPQVILAGRRINDGMGKFIAQRTVKEMIHAGHNVLGAMVTVMGLTFKEDCPDLRNSKVIDIINELQDYGIEVQVCDSLADPDESFHEYGIKLVPFDKLKPAAAVVAAVAHSDYRKLSADTLVSLMGKSPLLIDVKGVYDRNACKEAGIKVWRL from the coding sequence ATGAATGATCGTGTAGTTTCAGTTATCGGCCTCGGGTATGTCGGGCTTCCGGTCGCGGTTGCATTTGGGATGAGGAGAAAAACTGTAGGGTTTGATATTAATGCTGCCAGAATCAAGGAGTTGAAGGACGGTTTTGATCGGACTGGGGAGGTTGAGTCTGCAGACTTGAAGTCTACGGATATTCTTTTCACCGACAAAATTGATGAACTTAAAACCGCTGATTTTCATATAGTAGCTGTGCCAACTCCAGTGGATGAGGCGAATCAACCAGATTTGACACCTATGCTTAAGGCTTCTGAAACCGTTGGCAAGGCTTTGAAAATGGGTGATATCGTTGTTTATGAATCGACTGTTTATCCCGGAGTCACTGAGGATGAATGTATACCTGTTCTGGAGCGCATTTCTGGTCTTAAGTGTGGGACTGATTTTACAGTTGGTTACAGCCCTGAGAGGATTAACCCTGGCGACAAAGAGCATACTTTCACAAAGATCAAGAAAGTGGTTTCCGGTCAGGATGCTGATACGTTGGAAATTGTTGCTCAGGTCTATGAGTCGGTTGTCACAGCCGGTGTGCACCGTGCATCTAGTATCAAAGCTGCAGAAGCGGCAAAGGTCATTGAAAATACCCAGCGCGACCTTAACATTGCTTTGATGAACGAATTAGCAATTATTTTTGACCATATGGGTATTGACACTAATGATGTACTGGCTGCTGCAGGCACGAAGTGGAATTTCTTGCCATTCAGACCTGGTTTGGTGGGGGGGCACTGTATTGGGGTCGATCCATATTATCTTACCCACAAGGCCGAAAAAATTGGTTATATTCCTCAGGTAATACTTGCAGGCCGCAGAATAAACGATGGTATGGGAAAGTTTATAGCGCAGCGTACTGTCAAGGAGATGATTCATGCTGGACATAATGTGCTGGGGGCAATGGTAACCGTAATGGGGTTGACATTCAAGGAGGATTGTCCAGATCTTCGTAATTCTAAGGTTATTGACATTATCAATGAATTACAGGACTACGGTATCGAAGTTCAAGTTTGTGACTCTCTAGCTGATCCAGATGAATCCTTCCACGAATATGGTATTAAACTCGTGCCATTTGACAAACTTAAACCCGCAGCTGCTGTTGTGGCTGCAGTGGCACACAGTGATTATCGCAAGCTTTCAGCAGATACTTTGGTTTCGCTTATGGGCAAATCTCCTCTATTGATCGATGTAAAAGGCGTTTATGATCGAAATGCTTGTAAGGAGGCCGGGATTAAAGTTTGGCGATTGTAA
- a CDS encoding endonuclease/exonuclease/phosphatase family protein codes for MLLQEFKSRSSRISSAIISICFIVYFIIVIIAWVLVLAVGDLWWPITFLLFAPRWLFALPAVFFIPFALLINRRLLLPLVVALLIILGPFMGFNVTINKISKPVAKPLRIVTCNLQNGKFDLNALNALIQNTQPEIVALQELPSNIIIKSLDGWQHLLEGDLHIYSRYPVTAGDFIKANVPKHKWPRTCFLYCTVKAPSGDLTFCTVHMPSPRYGLQAILDKSTLINLKRKKLLIDETEYRRQKSLEISAIVDNLPSPKVVAGDFNMPVESTIYRKYWSAYQNVFSQRGFGYGWTEWVSVRSIPVGVRIDHVLIGKGLTPLVCETGTDVGSDHLPVIADIVAP; via the coding sequence TTGCTCCTACAAGAGTTTAAAAGTCGAAGCAGTAGGATTTCCAGTGCAATCATATCTATCTGCTTCATTGTTTATTTTATTATCGTCATCATCGCGTGGGTACTTGTTTTAGCTGTCGGCGACCTTTGGTGGCCGATAACTTTTTTACTGTTTGCTCCACGCTGGCTGTTTGCCCTGCCGGCTGTTTTTTTTATTCCGTTTGCGCTGTTAATAAACCGTCGCTTATTGCTGCCTTTGGTTGTAGCATTACTTATAATTCTTGGCCCTTTTATGGGGTTCAATGTCACTATAAATAAGATATCAAAGCCAGTTGCTAAGCCTTTGCGGATTGTTACCTGCAATCTTCAAAATGGCAAATTTGATTTAAATGCCCTGAATGCTTTAATCCAGAATACCCAGCCTGAAATTGTGGCGCTTCAGGAGCTACCCTCAAATATTATCATCAAGTCTCTTGATGGCTGGCAGCACCTGTTAGAAGGGGATCTTCATATTTATTCACGATACCCGGTCACAGCCGGTGATTTTATAAAAGCCAATGTACCTAAGCACAAGTGGCCTCGTACTTGTTTTCTATACTGCACTGTAAAAGCTCCTTCCGGTGATTTGACTTTCTGCACAGTGCATATGCCGAGCCCACGGTATGGGCTTCAGGCTATTCTCGATAAGTCGACGCTAATCAATCTTAAAAGAAAAAAACTGCTGATTGATGAAACGGAATACCGAAGGCAAAAATCGTTAGAAATTTCAGCTATTGTTGATAACCTGCCATCTCCAAAAGTAGTCGCTGGAGACTTCAATATGCCAGTAGAAAGTACAATCTATCGTAAATATTGGAGTGCGTATCAGAATGTTTTTTCCCAGCGCGGCTTTGGGTATGGCTGGACGGAGTGGGTATCAGTTCGGAGTATTCCTGTTGGTGTTAGAATTGATCATGTCCTTATCGGTAAAGGACTGACACCATTGGTTTGCGAAACTGGTACTGACGTGGGGTCTGATCACTTGCCGGTGATTGCAGATATTGTGGCACCGTAA
- a CDS encoding PEP-CTERM sorting domain-containing protein: MKRILVGIALAMLLVNSQTANATTVSFGDPTTHWAGWVSSDYQNSHDVLGKPQVTGGSYVVNDGLLSSITFTNDPTWKTGAGWGGLHSGDLFINVKNSADDHYWDYIVRTFDKTAAGNYAIYDISSLNASTDRTDYGANLNTGAGFGQIGPYITAYDRKNQPVAIVGSLLNADLETGETAHFTGLVDDLYSTTYTFNAPLRVGDTWDFSWSQSCGNDVVQNPVPEPGTVMLLGAGLLGLVGYKARRKNRKA, encoded by the coding sequence ATGAAACGCATATTGGTGGGTATCGCCCTTGCAATGTTGCTTGTTAACAGCCAGACTGCTAATGCAACGACTGTAAGTTTTGGTGATCCGACAACACATTGGGCAGGTTGGGTTTCAAGCGATTATCAAAATTCGCATGATGTTCTGGGAAAACCACAAGTTACTGGTGGTAGTTATGTTGTAAATGATGGTTTGCTGTCAAGTATAACTTTTACTAATGACCCTACATGGAAAACAGGGGCTGGCTGGGGTGGACTTCATTCTGGCGACCTGTTTATTAATGTAAAAAATTCAGCCGATGACCATTATTGGGATTATATCGTAAGAACATTTGATAAAACTGCTGCTGGGAATTATGCTATTTACGATATTTCATCTCTTAATGCATCAACGGACAGAACTGATTATGGGGCAAATTTAAATACTGGTGCTGGATTTGGCCAAATCGGTCCATATATCACAGCATATGACCGTAAGAATCAGCCTGTTGCGATAGTTGGCAGTTTGTTGAATGCTGATCTTGAGACAGGAGAAACTGCTCACTTTACGGGCTTGGTTGATGATCTTTACAGTACAACATACACATTCAATGCACCTTTAAGAGTTGGAGATACTTGGGACTTTTCTTGGTCACAGTCATGTGGTAACGATGTTGTTCAGAATCCAGTACCTGAGCCAGGTACAGTGATGCTCCTCGGAGCCGGCTTGTTAGGGCTTGTCGGGTACAAGGCACGTCGGAAGAATAGAAAAGCCTAA